TCCTGACCTTTGACGATCTGAGCGAGCGCGGAATACAAAAAGAAGATATGTGGCAGGAAATACCTAAGGTTCATGAACTGTTCACTGAAATGATGGATCAGGCCTATTCCGAACTTGGATTTGATGCCACAGGTCCACTCGCTGTCGAAGTATTCGCACTTCCCGCTCAAGGGATGGTTGTCATTGTCACACGTGGAAAATATGATCCGCAACAATATGGTTCAGGTCATGAAGATGATCTTCCTGAAGAAGTATATGAAATGGAAGTTACACTCGAGCAAAGCGATTCCATCGTTTATGCATTCAAGGACTTTGAAGTGCTCATTGAAGCTGCACATATGTTGCGTCAGCATGTTACGGATGCTGGGAGACTTTATTCTTATAAAGACAAGTGGTTCTTGCATTTGGAGCCAGATGAGGTAGATTCCACCAAACATGCGGCATTGATTGCCTTGCTTGCTGAATTTGGCGAAGGATCCTCAGTTACTCCGGCAGTTATGGAAGAGTATGGTAAGGTTGTTATTCCTGCACAAGCGATTGATGTTATCTGCACCCACTTCAAACGCCAGGATTAATCTCTAGTTGTAATCGCGTCTTTAGTCAGAGGAGGGAATTTCGGTGCTTTTGTTTTCGGTCTTAGCGGCAGCAGTTGCTCCGGGTCTCGCCTTGTTAACATACTTTTACCTGAAAGACCGTTATGATTATGAGCCACTTCATATGGTATTGCGGGTTTTCCTCATGGGGATTCTGATGGTACTGCCTGTGATGATTATTCAGCGTGGCATGATGATATGGCTCGGGGATAATCCTTATCTTGAGGCCATTATGATCTCAGGTGGTGTGGAGGAATTCGTTAAATGGTTCGTACTTTATCATATTATCTATAATCACACCGAATTTGATGAGCCGTATGACGGGATCTTATATGCAGTCGCTGTTTCACTTGGATTTGCCACTGTTGAGAATGTGTTGTATGCCTTTGCGGGGAATGCATCCGTCTCAGCCATGTTCCTTCGGGCACTGCTCCCTGTTTCAGGGCACGCTATGTTTGCGGTAATCATGGGTTATTATATGGGTAAAGCCAAGTTTATCGGTGGTAAGAAAAAGCGGTGGTATCTGGTTCTTTCTCTGGTGTTACCTTTTTTCTGGCATGCATTGTACGATGTCATCATGAACACCATGGTGAATCATTGGTTGTGGTTTATAGCGCCGCTAATGGCGGGCCTGTGGTATGGGGCAATGGGTAAAATCACACGAGCTAATAACCGTTCTCCTTTTCGTTTTGTGAAGCGGGAGGAAGAGGTTAAATTATAAAAATACGGACACACTGGTGGACATAAAGCGCATATTGCGCCTATGGCTCCGGTGTGTTTTTATTTTTACAGATAAACTCCCGGGGAATGACCAACAGAAACGGAGATCGTTGTGATGAGAATTAAAATTAAAATCAGATGCAAACAATGTGGTGAACGATTTACATTACGAGGCAAGAAAGAGCGGGGCCGGATTGAGACTGGATTCAAGCAATGCCTCTGTGATAACAGAGACCAGTTCGAAATTGAAGAAGAGGGCATGGCAACTGGGATTCAGCTGAATTAAAAGGAGGACCAAATCGGTACTTTAGCAGCCTGCTTGTGTAAGGACTGGAAATCGCATGCATAAGAGATCTTTCTTCGATCCACAATAGAGGTAGTGGTTTAGAAGAAAGGAGACTCTACGGATGTATAAACGATTAAGTTCAGTTATGTTTCCGATATTTGCGGTTCTGCTGGTCGGTGCGCTCGTGTGGGGCTATCAGGAGAATCAGGAGAAGAATGCAATTCTGATCAAGGCAGAGAATCAATATCAGCGTGCCTTCCACGATTTATCTTTTCATATGGACAAATTGCATTCGGAGATTGGTAACACCTTGGCGGTTCACTCTACATCACAGGGAATGCATCGCAAAGGTCTGATGAATGTATGGCGACTCACCAGTGAAGCGCAGAATGAGATCAACCAACTGCCACTCACCATGCTGCCATTTAACGAGACAGAGGAGTTTCTCTCACGTATTTCCAACTTTGCCTATCGGGCGTCGATGCGTGACTTGACGAACGAACCGCTAAGTGAGAAGGAAATGGGCAACCTGAAAAAGCTGTATCAGAATTCATCCGAGATTACCAAGAATCTGCAGGATGTGCAGCAAAAAGTCCTGACGGACCGATTGCGCTGGATGGATGCAGAGACTGCCATGGCAACGCAAGAGCAAACAATGGACAACACAATCGTTGATGGTTTTCGTACTGTGAACAAAAAGGTACAGGAATACCCGGAGCTTGATTGGGGTCCTTCCGTATCCAATATCTATGCAAAACGATCAGTCAAGAAACTGGGCGGCTTGCCGGTGACCAAAGAACAGATTCAGAGCAAGGCTGCAAAATTTTCTAATGCGGATAGTAGCAAAATCCAAGTGCAGGAGAACGGCAAAGGAACAGACTGGGAGTCCTACACTGCCACGATTGATCATGCCAACAATGGCAAACTGATGATGGATTTCACTCGTAATGGCGGAATGCTGATCTCTTACAGTGATACGCGTCCAATCGGAACCAAAAAA
The nucleotide sequence above comes from Paenibacillus sp. W2I17. Encoded proteins:
- a CDS encoding genetic competence negative regulator, producing MKIERLSHDKIRIFLTFDDLSERGIQKEDMWQEIPKVHELFTEMMDQAYSELGFDATGPLAVEVFALPAQGMVVIVTRGKYDPQQYGSGHEDDLPEEVYEMEVTLEQSDSIVYAFKDFEVLIEAAHMLRQHVTDAGRLYSYKDKWFLHLEPDEVDSTKHAALIALLAEFGEGSSVTPAVMEEYGKVVIPAQAIDVICTHFKRQD
- the prsW gene encoding glutamic-type intramembrane protease PrsW yields the protein MLLFSVLAAAVAPGLALLTYFYLKDRYDYEPLHMVLRVFLMGILMVLPVMIIQRGMMIWLGDNPYLEAIMISGGVEEFVKWFVLYHIIYNHTEFDEPYDGILYAVAVSLGFATVENVLYAFAGNASVSAMFLRALLPVSGHAMFAVIMGYYMGKAKFIGGKKKRWYLVLSLVLPFFWHALYDVIMNTMVNHWLWFIAPLMAGLWYGAMGKITRANNRSPFRFVKREEEVKL
- the ypeB gene encoding germination protein YpeB, whose translation is MYKRLSSVMFPIFAVLLVGALVWGYQENQEKNAILIKAENQYQRAFHDLSFHMDKLHSEIGNTLAVHSTSQGMHRKGLMNVWRLTSEAQNEINQLPLTMLPFNETEEFLSRISNFAYRASMRDLTNEPLSEKEMGNLKKLYQNSSEITKNLQDVQQKVLTDRLRWMDAETAMATQEQTMDNTIVDGFRTVNKKVQEYPELDWGPSVSNIYAKRSVKKLGGLPVTKEQIQSKAAKFSNADSSKIQVQENGKGTDWESYTATIDHANNGKLMMDFTRNGGMLISYSDTRPIGTKKVSRQNAMAKADQFLMNKGYKDMKAVNYDEYGNLGNLTYVRKQGDTLIYPEKMSVRVGLDTGEVTGFQASDFVYEHNDKRKIPKATLTEQQARKKLNSEFEENYVRKSLIENDYSKEVLCYEFGGKINGSRYRIYINANTGMEEAVEEIKPVNATS